The proteins below are encoded in one region of Tamandua tetradactyla isolate mTamTet1 chromosome 9, mTamTet1.pri, whole genome shotgun sequence:
- the LRRC10B gene encoding leucine-rich repeat-containing protein 10B has protein sequence MGIAESTPDELPSDAEEQLRSGEQQLELSGRRLRRLPSAVCALSRLQKLYVSGTGLRELPEEIEELRELRILALDFNKLERLPDGLCRLPRLTRLYLGGNRLLALPADFAQLQSLRCLWIEGNFLRRFPRPLLRLVALQSLQMGDNRLRALPAELPRMTGLRGLWLYGNRFEEFPPALLRMGRLLILDLDRNRLGGFPDLHPLRALRVFSYDHNPVTGPPRVADTVFLVGEGAVERMAERVEPTSRPPPRRPARPFEDEEEEDLLIGSGGSGTLGRPGVSLRALEATPGLDT, from the coding sequence ATGGGCATCGCCGAGTCCACGCCGGACGAACTGCCGTCGGACGCCGAGGAGCAGCTGCGCAGCGGCGAGCAGCAGCTGGAGCTGAGCGGGCGGCGGCTGCGGCGCCTGCCCAGCGCGGTGTGCGCGCTGAGCCGCCTACAGAAGCTGTACGTGAGCGGCACGGGGCTCCGCGAGCTGCCGGAGGAGATCGAGGAGCTGCGCGAGCTGCGCATCCTGGCGCTCGACTTCAACAAGCTGGAGCGGCTGCCCGACGGCCTGTGTCGCCTGCCGCGTCTCACGCGTCTCTACCTGGGTGGCAACCGGCTGCTGGCGCTGCCCGCCGACTTCGCGCAGCTGCAGAGCCTGCGCTGTCTCTGGATCGAGGGCAACTTCCTGCGGCGCTTCCCGCGGCCGCTGCTGCGCCTGGTGGCGCTGCAGTCGCTGCAGATGGGCGACAACCGGCTGCGCGCGCTGCCTGCCGAGCTGCCGCGCATGACGGGCCTGCGCGGCCTCTGGCTCTACGGCAACCGCTTCGAGGAGTTCCCGCCCGCCCTGCTGCGCATGGGCCGCCTGCTCATCCTCGACCTGGACCGCAACCGCCTGGGGGGCTTCCCGGACCTGCACCCCCTGCGCGCGCTGCGCGTCTTCTCCTACGACCACAACCCGGTCACCGGCCCGCCGCGCGTCGCCGACACCGTCTTCCTCGTGGGCGAAGGCGCGGTGGAGCGCATGGCCGAGCGCGTCGAGCCCACGTCCCGTCCGCCTCCCCGGCGCCCGGCGAGGCCCTTCGAGGATGAGGAGGAAGAAGACCTGCTCATAGGGAGTGGCGGCTCCGGGACCCTTGGGCGCCCCGGGGTCAGCCTCCGCGCCCTGGAAGCCACTCCCGGACTGGACACCTGA